In Saprospiraceae bacterium, one DNA window encodes the following:
- a CDS encoding gliding motility-associated C-terminal domain-containing protein — MKSHLYIVFIFFSIQLLNAQQPPICGNSPAMKSFCRDACIICNIDGFTGRNNSNVVGQAPPGFCTGQVHNMQWIGFIAGSIDLTLEVKVTNCTINLGLEIGLYESLNCTTFRRVSECDTDVRPNTTRIFKNTVPLTVGQYYYFVMDGSSNDICDWTIKVTNGSTKVAPLTQTPAISAPEKICQNDTFIFKTPGISGATFYHWTLDDVFIKNEKESQYTIAQPGSYKLCLEASNVCDKSPKNCKTIEVLPTPTTKINQEVCFGECFRFYGTDYCTSGVYEVRIPAANGCDSILMLDLKVADKIKASTSLNICEGDTLKLGNGALTTQGKHEVRIQNQEGCDIFMEVNLRLIVCNIKASIEAVPVICNGQNSGIIRFRVDRGTPPFTYKGFKIENPSIVFTGNISDQNKIENIEGLDEGNYTFTIEDTFGNSRVLNVFVPQPSKLKIQNTTSNYNGYQVSCFGRNDGFYKVMPSGGTQPYAFKHSISGTSSDSLSGLYAGRYTATVTDFNRCILNSEIYLKQPDSLIAEIQNINPNCEGIFTGQVNIKNVKGGVSPFMYALNNEVYSAQNKFQTLAEGNYTWFVKDVNQCKLMNTSQLIAAEIPVITNKNPDQQVNLGDSIDLNVSLNLTKYEAVWSPSDGISCPTCLLTKALPLNKTEYEIEIKSKDGCISKSVIRVDVEKNRSFMISNVFSPNDDLTNDKLKIFTGNDVEVISSFMIYDRWGNLIFKTEQLKNCLTEINWDGSFHNIRITIGNYTWVAEVRYIDGVTKVHTGSILIL, encoded by the coding sequence TTGAAATCACATTTATATATTGTTTTTATTTTTTTCTCAATTCAATTATTGAATGCTCAGCAACCTCCTATCTGTGGCAATAGTCCTGCCATGAAGTCTTTTTGCAGGGATGCTTGTATCATTTGCAACATTGATGGATTTACCGGAAGGAACAACAGCAATGTAGTAGGTCAGGCTCCGCCCGGATTTTGCACCGGTCAGGTACATAATATGCAATGGATTGGATTTATCGCAGGTAGTATCGATCTGACACTGGAAGTCAAAGTGACAAATTGCACCATTAATCTAGGATTAGAAATCGGTTTATATGAAAGTCTGAATTGCACTACTTTTAGACGTGTCAGCGAATGTGATACTGATGTTCGACCCAATACCACCCGAATATTTAAAAATACTGTTCCATTGACTGTCGGTCAGTATTATTATTTTGTGATGGATGGTAGCAGCAATGATATTTGCGACTGGACTATCAAAGTTACAAATGGATCTACCAAAGTGGCACCACTTACCCAAACACCAGCAATTTCAGCTCCTGAAAAAATATGCCAAAACGATACCTTTATTTTTAAAACGCCAGGTATCAGCGGAGCGACTTTTTATCACTGGACACTGGATGATGTGTTTATAAAAAACGAAAAGGAAAGCCAATACACGATCGCTCAACCAGGCTCCTACAAGCTCTGCCTGGAGGCATCCAATGTTTGCGACAAATCCCCAAAAAACTGTAAAACCATCGAGGTATTACCTACACCCACGACAAAAATAAATCAGGAAGTCTGCTTTGGTGAGTGTTTCAGGTTTTATGGAACGGATTATTGCACATCAGGCGTATATGAAGTACGAATACCCGCTGCCAATGGGTGTGACAGCATCCTGATGCTGGACCTGAAAGTAGCAGATAAGATAAAAGCATCTACATCTCTGAACATATGTGAAGGTGATACATTAAAATTGGGCAATGGTGCGCTGACTACCCAGGGAAAACACGAAGTCAGGATTCAGAATCAGGAAGGGTGCGATATATTTATGGAAGTAAACCTCAGGCTCATCGTGTGCAATATAAAAGCAAGTATCGAAGCAGTACCCGTGATATGCAACGGACAAAATTCGGGAATCATTCGTTTCAGAGTAGATCGTGGTACACCTCCATTTACATATAAAGGTTTTAAGATAGAAAACCCTTCCATAGTGTTTACCGGCAATATATCAGACCAGAATAAGATTGAGAACATCGAAGGTTTGGATGAAGGCAACTATACCTTTACCATTGAAGATACTTTTGGTAATAGTCGTGTGCTAAATGTATTTGTACCCCAACCATCAAAACTCAAAATACAAAATACCACATCAAACTATAATGGATATCAGGTATCATGTTTCGGCCGAAATGATGGTTTCTACAAAGTCATGCCATCAGGTGGTACGCAACCTTATGCTTTCAAACATTCAATCAGTGGTACCTCATCAGATTCGCTTTCAGGACTTTATGCTGGCAGATATACGGCGACAGTGACCGATTTTAACAGGTGCATCCTCAATTCTGAGATTTATCTTAAGCAGCCTGACAGTCTGATAGCTGAAATTCAAAATATCAACCCCAATTGCGAAGGTATTTTTACAGGTCAGGTCAATATAAAAAATGTCAAAGGTGGTGTTTCTCCTTTTATGTATGCATTGAACAATGAGGTCTATTCTGCCCAAAACAAATTTCAGACACTGGCAGAAGGCAACTACACATGGTTCGTAAAAGATGTCAATCAATGTAAATTAATGAATACGAGCCAGTTGATTGCGGCAGAAATTCCAGTCATCACCAACAAAAATCCCGACCAACAGGTGAATCTGGGCGACAGCATAGACCTGAATGTATCGCTAAATTTGACCAAATATGAGGCTGTTTGGTCACCATCTGATGGGATTTCATGCCCCACATGTCTGCTGACAAAAGCATTACCATTAAATAAAACAGAATATGAAATAGAAATAAAATCAAAAGATGGATGCATTTCAAAATCTGTCATCAGGGTTGATGTGGAAAAAAATCGAAGCTTTATGATTTCAAATGTTTTTAGCCCAAATGATGACCTTACCAACGACAAGTTGAAAATATTTACTGGTAATGATGTCGAAGTGATCTCATCATTTATGATTTATGACAGATGGGGAAATTTGATTTTTAAAACAGAACAACTAAAAAATTGCCTGACTGAAATAAATTGGGATGGGTCGTTTCACAATATCCGTATTACTATTGGCAACTATACCTGGGTAGCAGAAGTGCGTTATATAGATGGTGTAACTAAGGTTCATACCGGAAGTATTTTGATATTGTAA
- a CDS encoding sigma-70 family RNA polymerase sigma factor has protein sequence MYYRYSDDETLWNDFRSGSKDAYEYMFRTYSNLLYNYGFKICHDSMMTKDAIQEVFLSLLTKYDKVSVTNSIKLYLFKSLRTELFKKLRVEQRYSDLTGSDTDFNLEYSAEDKIIEDEITMIRIRELSHVIEDLPRRQKECIYLRFYEGMSYPEISEIMEIEVSSTYKMLYKAIEQLYEKLAMKNGNLFY, from the coding sequence ATGTATTACAGGTATTCAGATGACGAAACTTTGTGGAATGATTTCAGATCAGGAAGCAAAGATGCATATGAATACATGTTCCGCACTTATAGTAATCTTCTCTACAATTATGGCTTTAAAATATGTCATGACAGCATGATGACCAAAGATGCCATTCAGGAAGTTTTTTTAAGCCTTTTGACAAAGTACGACAAAGTAAGTGTCACCAACTCAATCAAACTGTACCTATTTAAGTCATTAAGAACAGAATTATTTAAAAAACTACGGGTAGAACAACGATATTCTGACTTAACAGGATCTGACACAGACTTTAATCTGGAATATTCAGCTGAAGACAAGATCATAGAGGATGAGATCACCATGATCCGTATCAGAGAGTTGTCGCATGTCATCGAAGATTTACCACGGCGCCAGAAAGAGTGTATATACCTCAGATTTTATGAAGGTATGTCATATCCGGAAATTTCTGAAATCATGGAAATAGAAGTCAGTTCGACCTACAAAATGTTGTATAAAGCCATTGAGCAATTGTACGAAAAGCTGGCTATGAAAAATGGCAATCTTTTTTATTGA
- the rlmN gene encoding 23S rRNA (adenine(2503)-C(2))-methyltransferase RlmN, with amino-acid sequence MTSDVKIDIRKLTIEQIKEMITAMGEPSFRAKQIYEWLWQKSATSISHMTNLPLSLRQKLDELYEINPIKTDKIQKSLDGTIKTRFELYDGHKIEAVLIPVPDDKRFTVCVSTQVGCSLTCKFCATGQMKRVRNLDPSEIYDQYVLVNQQCINTYGQPLTNVVYMGMGEPLLAYSSTLESVYLLTSPAGLNISPKRITVSTAGIAKMITRLADEDVKFNLALSLHAADDVKRNEIMPINEQNNLEVLMEALSYFYKKTGNKISYEYIAFKNFNDSMEDAKNLVKLCKQFPVKVNIIEYNSIDGVVFVKADEEKTNNFAKYLRSHDIMVTIRRSRGKDIDAACGQLANKE; translated from the coding sequence ATGACCTCAGATGTAAAAATTGATATCAGAAAACTCACCATTGAGCAGATCAAAGAAATGATCACTGCAATGGGCGAGCCTTCATTTCGGGCAAAACAAATCTATGAATGGCTTTGGCAAAAGTCAGCCACATCTATTTCACATATGACCAATCTACCGCTATCTTTAAGGCAAAAACTGGATGAGTTGTATGAAATCAATCCGATCAAAACCGATAAAATTCAGAAAAGCCTGGACGGAACCATAAAAACAAGATTTGAGCTCTACGATGGGCATAAGATCGAAGCAGTACTGATCCCGGTACCGGATGATAAAAGATTTACAGTCTGTGTATCGACGCAGGTAGGCTGTAGCCTCACGTGCAAATTTTGTGCGACTGGGCAGATGAAAAGGGTCAGAAATCTGGATCCCTCTGAAATCTACGATCAGTACGTTCTAGTCAACCAACAATGTATCAATACCTATGGGCAACCATTAACCAATGTAGTGTATATGGGTATGGGCGAACCCCTTTTGGCGTATTCGAGTACACTTGAAAGTGTCTATTTGCTTACTTCACCTGCCGGACTCAATATATCTCCGAAGCGCATTACTGTCAGTACTGCCGGCATAGCAAAGATGATCACCAGACTTGCTGATGAAGATGTAAAATTTAATCTGGCACTTTCTTTGCATGCAGCTGATGATGTCAAGAGAAATGAAATTATGCCCATCAATGAACAGAATAATCTGGAGGTATTGATGGAAGCATTAAGTTACTTCTATAAAAAAACCGGAAATAAAATAAGTTACGAGTATATAGCTTTTAAAAATTTTAATGACAGTATGGAAGATGCTAAAAATCTGGTCAAACTCTGTAAGCAGTTTCCTGTCAAAGTCAATATAATAGAATACAACTCAATCGATGGAGTGGTATTCGTGAAGGCAGATGAAGAAAAAACAAATAACTTTGCAAAATATTTGCGTAGCCACGATATCATGGTGACGATAAGGAGAAGCCGTGGAAAGGATATCGATGCCGCATGTGGTCAGCTGGCAAATAAAGAATAA
- a CDS encoding FAD-dependent oxidoreductase: MPTQWYHARVLKIEQLTAFTRRFTVEVPQDAGIFHFIPGQFVTMDLPVSEKRLHRWRSYSIANCPDGTNILEFCIVRSEDGLGTKYLFEEISVGSELKFKGPDGTFVLPADLNDEIIMLCTGTGVAPFRSMIQYIESNNIPFGKIHLIFGTRTYQDILYREEFEKIQNQNPAFQYSVALSRENKKGFHHGYIHDIYMNEYKDIKSDRKFYICGWSKMIDEAIVKLMIDLKYDKSQIHYELYG; this comes from the coding sequence ATGCCTACTCAATGGTATCATGCCAGGGTTTTAAAAATAGAACAGCTCACAGCATTTACCCGACGGTTTACAGTTGAAGTACCGCAGGACGCAGGCATCTTTCATTTTATACCGGGCCAGTTCGTGACCATGGATCTTCCCGTGAGTGAAAAACGACTGCACAGGTGGCGTAGCTATTCGATTGCTAATTGCCCGGATGGTACCAATATTCTTGAATTTTGTATTGTAAGATCTGAGGATGGACTTGGCACAAAATATCTGTTTGAAGAAATCAGTGTTGGTTCAGAGCTGAAGTTTAAAGGACCGGATGGTACTTTTGTTTTGCCGGCAGACCTGAATGATGAAATCATCATGTTGTGTACAGGTACAGGTGTTGCTCCGTTCAGAAGTATGATACAATATATAGAAAGTAATAATATTCCTTTCGGGAAGATACATCTCATATTTGGGACGCGAACCTATCAGGATATACTATATCGTGAAGAATTTGAAAAAATTCAAAATCAAAATCCTGCTTTTCAGTATTCCGTAGCACTATCCCGTGAAAACAAGAAAGGTTTTCACCATGGTTATATCCACGATATCTATATGAATGAATATAAAGACATAAAAAGTGACAGAAAATTTTACATTTGCGGTTGGTCAAAAATGATTGATGAAGCCATTGTCAAACTGATGATTGATTTAAAATATGACAAATCACAA
- a CDS encoding DinB family protein, with protein sequence MVSNEITALLKSNENAIRQLFKTQEPNFWEVQPEGKWSAGQHVIHLVQSTKPLLNALRLPDFVLKWRFGTSNRPSRNFEDVVARYEEKLSKVAPGIVGPFSRNMPDSPAIEADTYLNQLQEINEKLNKATLKLSDKQLDTLLLPHPLMGKMTLREILMWNAYHTMHHISVLKEKYLNK encoded by the coding sequence ATGGTAAGTAATGAAATAACCGCGTTGCTTAAGAGCAATGAAAATGCAATCCGACAACTCTTTAAAACGCAGGAACCCAATTTTTGGGAAGTACAGCCTGAAGGCAAATGGTCTGCTGGCCAGCATGTCATCCATCTTGTGCAATCCACTAAGCCGCTGCTGAATGCATTGCGTCTGCCTGATTTTGTTTTGAAATGGAGATTTGGTACCAGCAACAGACCGTCAAGAAATTTTGAAGATGTCGTGGCCAGATATGAAGAAAAACTCTCAAAAGTAGCTCCCGGCATTGTCGGCCCTTTTTCGAGAAATATGCCTGATTCGCCTGCAATAGAAGCTGATACATACCTGAACCAACTCCAGGAGATCAATGAAAAACTCAACAAAGCAACTTTAAAATTGTCAGATAAACAATTGGATACGCTATTGCTGCCACATCCATTGATGGGAAAGATGACTTTGAGAGAAATATTAATGTGGAATGCCTACCACACTATGCACCATATAAGTGTGCTTAAAGAAAAATATCTGAATAAATAA
- a CDS encoding DinB family protein, which yields MYKQQINNTPEYFDRYIACVPDIDLTDALSIYGSEMIHAEKKALSQIGHHVYAPGKWTIRDILQHIIDTERIFAYRALRIARNDQTALPGFDENMFVKNAHASGRKLNDLITEFDIVRQSTILLFNSFNDEDMMREGFIFKSNISVLALGFTIAGHCIHHMNVMKERYYPLLSI from the coding sequence ATGTACAAACAACAGATCAACAATACGCCAGAATATTTTGACCGGTATATAGCATGTGTGCCGGACATAGACCTGACGGATGCTCTAAGTATCTATGGTTCGGAAATGATTCATGCTGAAAAAAAGGCGTTGAGTCAAATAGGTCATCATGTATATGCACCGGGCAAATGGACCATCAGGGATATCTTGCAACACATCATCGACACAGAAAGGATTTTTGCATACAGGGCGCTCCGAATAGCCAGAAATGACCAAACCGCATTGCCTGGATTTGATGAAAACATGTTTGTAAAAAATGCTCATGCTTCCGGCAGAAAACTCAACGACCTGATCACAGAGTTTGATATCGTGCGTCAATCGACAATTTTATTGTTCAATAGTTTTAATGATGAAGATATGATGCGGGAAGGCTTTATATTCAAGTCCAATATTTCTGTTCTGGCCCTTGGTTTTACAATAGCAGGGCACTGTATCCATCATATGAATGTCATGAAGGAAAGGTATTATCCGTTGCTGAGCATATAA